A stretch of the Nematostella vectensis chromosome 1, jaNemVect1.1, whole genome shotgun sequence genome encodes the following:
- the LOC116621201 gene encoding uncharacterized protein LOC116621201 codes for MVENNNFAPCSQHDEPEVPINLSCTSLHGKSLGRRFLPIEAAGDVFESEDYKPKGETLYVPLKNDVLVSMQNIEQVSFSEGSFFIGDDSNRFSRAEQGAAVHMWRYSEMHRKLYISRSFLFTRLQSYEAIKKLLSDM; via the exons AGAACAACAACTTTGCCCCATGTTCACAACACGATGAGCCCGAAGTCCCAATTAATTTGTCTTGTACTTCACTTCATGGCAAGTCTTTAGGTAGGCGATTTCTTCCGATTGAGGCCGCAGGAGATGTGTTTGAGTCAGAGGATTATAAACCAAAAGGAGAGACTCTGTACGTTCCGCTAAAGAACGATGTTTTAGTGAGCATGCAGAACATTGAGCAAGTGTCATTTAGCGAGGGGTCGTTTTTTATCGGGGATGATAGCAACAGATTTAGCCGGGCCGAGCAAG GAGCTGCTGTCCATATGTGGAGATACAGTGAAATGCATAGAAAACTTTACATTTCACGGTCATTTCTCTTCACTAGACTTCAG tcatATGAAGCAATCAAGAAACTGCTGTCTGACATGTAG